Proteins from a genomic interval of Opitutales bacterium:
- a CDS encoding HAMP domain-containing protein translates to MSFFWKLFLCYATGILVIVTTVSVAAIWNLKTEAEAQIREEPETMLQFIGALISANPEMLSDLQLAEHLDQITEESGFELLIIRTDGSVFVDTSEAFVEREDEFLEIPGLRQEFKQIDGESLATDHVRSQEMFYFTAPVLSGEHTMAYIRIGYRAAELDRQVSNILLRVSLAGAGGALVCLVFGWMITKRLTRPLALIDDGCQRILRGDLDYKVQLRDSDEMGRVATTINSMTQELGDRVRLSTLQRNRMELILQSLQDAVLMVDRAGMIIFFNTAAGEFLQVYDQEWPFTLGKHAKLEGLRSEILKRMDDLQSSTVELSWTDESADRRYAELFIEPLDAARHDTDGLLCVIRDHTESRRFEELRRAFASNVSHELKTPICAIGALLETIEAYEQMPVVQRSHFLHRIRHQNDRMLRLVNELLALSKLESGSQILDLALCDLRQVCEAVENTFILLAEKRNISLIFDYKSNEELTAVVDATALEIILNSLLDNALRHGPRAGWVRLEVERLGDAVEFRISDNGPGIPPDAQPRIFERFFRVEASRSRDRGGSGMGLAIVKHLVQAHGGSIDLVSSNRAGTSFRISLPCNLKAEAAV, encoded by the coding sequence CGACCGTCAGCGTAGCTGCGATTTGGAATCTTAAAACGGAGGCGGAGGCCCAGATTCGGGAGGAGCCTGAGACGATGCTGCAATTTATTGGAGCGCTGATATCGGCAAATCCTGAGATGCTCTCCGATCTGCAGTTGGCTGAGCACCTGGACCAGATTACGGAGGAGAGTGGGTTTGAACTTTTGATCATTCGCACTGATGGCAGTGTCTTTGTGGATACGAGTGAAGCCTTTGTCGAAAGGGAGGACGAGTTTCTGGAGATACCCGGGCTACGCCAAGAGTTTAAACAAATTGATGGAGAAAGTCTGGCGACCGATCATGTCCGCAGTCAGGAGATGTTTTATTTCACAGCACCGGTTCTTTCGGGCGAGCATACCATGGCTTACATCCGAATAGGCTACCGCGCTGCCGAGTTGGACCGGCAAGTCTCTAATATTTTGCTAAGAGTCTCGCTTGCGGGAGCGGGTGGGGCACTGGTGTGCCTCGTTTTTGGGTGGATGATCACGAAACGTCTTACGCGTCCCTTGGCGCTGATTGACGACGGGTGTCAGCGGATTTTGCGGGGTGATCTAGACTATAAAGTGCAGCTGCGTGATTCAGATGAGATGGGGCGTGTGGCGACTACGATCAACAGCATGACTCAGGAACTTGGTGACCGCGTGCGACTCTCGACCTTGCAACGCAATCGCATGGAATTGATCCTTCAATCCCTTCAAGATGCGGTGTTAATGGTGGATCGCGCCGGGATGATCATCTTTTTCAATACTGCTGCCGGTGAATTTCTTCAGGTCTACGATCAAGAATGGCCTTTCACCCTCGGTAAGCACGCTAAGTTAGAAGGGCTGCGGAGTGAAATCCTGAAGCGTATGGACGACCTGCAGTCCTCGACGGTTGAACTCAGTTGGACCGACGAATCTGCAGACAGGCGTTATGCCGAACTCTTTATCGAACCTCTGGATGCGGCACGTCACGATACCGATGGCTTACTGTGCGTTATTCGCGATCATACCGAATCGCGGCGTTTTGAAGAGCTCCGCCGTGCCTTCGCTTCCAATGTGTCGCATGAGCTGAAAACGCCGATCTGTGCTATTGGCGCTCTGCTTGAGACAATTGAGGCTTATGAGCAAATGCCCGTCGTCCAGCGCTCTCATTTTCTGCACCGAATTCGGCACCAAAATGACCGCATGTTGCGCCTGGTGAATGAATTGTTGGCGCTTTCGAAACTGGAGAGTGGGAGCCAGATACTCGATCTCGCGCTATGTGACCTGCGCCAGGTCTGCGAGGCAGTTGAAAACACCTTCATACTCCTGGCGGAAAAGCGAAATATTAGCCTTATATTTGATTATAAGTCGAACGAGGAACTCACTGCCGTGGTGGATGCCACGGCTCTTGAGATTATCCTCAATTCGCTACTGGACAATGCGCTTCGACATGGTCCGCGCGCAGGTTGGGTTCGTCTGGAAGTCGAGCGGTTGGGCGATGCTGTGGAATTCAGGATCTCAGATAATGGGCCAGGTATCCCACCCGACGCACAACCCCGTATTTTTGAGCGTTTCTTCCGAGTGGAAGCTTCACGCTCCCGAGATCGTGGTGGAAGCGGAATGGGCTTGGCTATCGTGAAGCACCTAGTTCAGGCACATGGTGGGAGCATAGATCTCGTAAGTAGTAATCGTGCGGGCACGAGCTTCAGAATAAGCCTGCCCTGTAACCTGAAAGCGGAAGCTGCGGTCTAG